From Triticum aestivum cultivar Chinese Spring chromosome 4A, IWGSC CS RefSeq v2.1, whole genome shotgun sequence, a single genomic window includes:
- the LOC123085799 gene encoding transcription factor RF2b, whose protein sequence is MQQPKPADPPGRPFPPPSPSMAAAATAMRGAHHRRARSEVAFRLPDDLDIGSGADGDASAGFDEIGSEDDLFSTFMDIEKISSGPAAGSDRDRDRAAETSSPPRPKHRYSSSVDGSGLFSAAGSAARRDAAAAQALADVLEAKKAMSPEQLAELAAIDPKRAKRILANRQSAARSKERKARYMTELERKVQTLQTEATTLSAQLTLFQRDTTGLSSENAELKIRLQAMEQQAQLRDALNDALKQEVERLKMATGEMSNSSDAYSVGLQHVLYNSSFFPQSQQNTAQHQGGARFPPPFHLPHPNVPNHQMLSHPNTLSDIMQQDHLARLQGLDISKGHPVVKSESSSISASESSSTF, encoded by the exons ATGCAGCAGCCCAAACCCGCCGATCCGCCGGGCCGGCCCTTCCCGCCGCCTTCcccgtccatggcggcggcggccacgGCCATGCGCGGGGCTCACCACCGCCGCGCCAGATCTGAGGTCGCCTTCCGCCTCCCGGACGACCTCGACATCGGCAGCGGCGCCGACGGCGACGCCTCCGCGGGCTTCGACGAGATCGGCTCCGAGGACGACCTCTTCTCCACATTCATGGACATCGAGAAGATCTCCTCCGGCCCCGCCGCGGGCTCAGACCGCGACCGCGACCGCGCCGCCGAGACCTCCTCCCCGCCGCGCCCCAAGCACCGCTACAGCAGCTCCGTCGACGGCTCCGGCCTCTTCTCCGCTGCCGGCAGCGCTGCGCGGAGGGACGCTGCTGCCGCCCAAGCGCTGGCCGATGTCCTGGAGGCCAAGAAGGCCATGTCCCCCGAGCAGCTCGCCGAGCTCGCAGCCATTGACCCCAAGCGCGCCAAAAG AATTCTAGCAAACAGGCAATCTGCGGCTAGATCAAAAGAAAGGAAGGCTCGTTATATGACAGAACTTGAGCGGAAGGTTCAAACTCTTCAGACTGAAGCGACCACTCTCTCAGCTCAGCTCACGCTATTTCAG AGAGATACAACTGGGCTTTCTTCAGAAAATGCAGAGCTCAAGATAAGGTTGCAGGCCATGGAGCAGCAGGCTCAACTGCGTGATG CTTTGAATGACGCACTGAAGCAGGAAGTGGAGAGGCTCAAGATGGCTACGGGTGAGATGTCAAATTCCAGTGATGCATATAGCGTGGGATTGCAACATGTCCTATACAACTCGTCCTTCTTCCCACAGTCCCAGCAAAACACAGCCCAGCACCAGGGGGGTGCCCGATTTCCACCCCCATTCCACCTGCCTCATCCTAATGTACCAAACCATCAGATGCTATCCCACCCAAACACGCTGTCAGATATCATGCAACAAGATCATCTTGCACGGCTCCAGGGTTTGGACATCAGCAAAGGGCATCCAGTTGTGAAGTCAGAGAGCAGCTCGATCTCTGCCAGCGAAAGCAGCAGTACATTCTAA